A genome region from Drosophila simulans strain w501 chromosome 2R, Prin_Dsim_3.1, whole genome shotgun sequence includes the following:
- the LOC27209180 gene encoding uncharacterized protein LOC27209180 yields the protein MHSVGIHSAMAIKRQRKRRDEQKRARERRYSTQSSESGETFHSPTGSVRRKYHHPRHAVSSGPGMLDSQVVTSIGMLHIGIVFVVFGVFLCGAGIIPDETMSWKLFSSSSAWWNEVTCTGLFSLGLGLFLLVLNCLISRKEEEDLEDYVQRQLTRSRSGHRLERDVETGVLTTRHARKAVALQKGGRNNSPTDVSVVNCGSSENMCNGPIVVHNVLNSSDAILEKIVEEDNAYLNDRSSGISPIDLENDKKQLLRRESLSDAISITRI from the exons ATGCATTCAGTGGGCATTCATTCCGCAATGGCGATCAAAAGGCAACGGAAACGTCGAGATGAACAAAAAAGGGCGCGAGAAAGACGTTATAGCACGCAAAGTTCTGAAAGCGGGGAAACATTTCATTCTCCAACAGGATCCGTGAGGCGAAAATATCACCATCCTCGTCATGCAGTTAGTTCTGGCCCGGGAATGCTTGACAGCCAg GTAGTTACTAGTATTGGCATGTTGCATATAGGTATTGTATTCGTTGTGTTTGGAGTTTTTCTTTGCGGCGCTGGTATTATTCCAGACGAAACTATGTCATGGAAGTTATTTA GCTCAAGCTCAGCCTGGTGGAATGAAGTAACTTGCACAGGATTATTTTCTCTTGGATTGGGACTGTTTTTACTAGTTTTAAACTGTCTTATAAGTCGAAAAGAGGAGGAGGATCTTGAAGACTATGTGCAACGTCAACTAACTCGATCTCGCTCTG GACACCGACTTGAAAGAGATGTTGAAACTGGTGTTTTGACAACGCGCCATGCACGCAAAGCTGTTGCCTTACAAAAGGGCGGACGTAATAACTCTCCTACAGATGTTTCCGTCGTAAATTGCGGCTCTTCAGAGAATATGTGCAATGGACCGATAGTCGTCCATAATG ttttaaacaGTTCTGATGCTATCCTTGAAAAAATTGTGGAGGAGGATAATGCTTATTTAAACGACCGCAGCTCCGGAATATCTCCGATTGATTTAGAAAATGATAAGAAACAGCTCTTAAGAAGAGAATCTCTAAGTGACGCAATCAGTATAACGCGTATTTAA